In Anaerolineales bacterium, one DNA window encodes the following:
- a CDS encoding serine/threonine-protein kinase — protein sequence MLNDLRPGLKFNHYQLLEPIGTGGQAIVWSAEDSHRRDIVAIKFNEVPEESQEQVDDAVLEQQLKKLATLRHPHILPVYDYGLVGQVRYLVSPYLAGGSLYEKIREKPMPFADILRYILEIASALDFLHQNQIVHRDLKPSNVLLDLHQRSYLSDFGLARTVSTTTQAMHTGRGTPPYSPPEQHKQLVVTAKSDIFSFGVMLYELFTGQLPWNGERMLGMQQLYTKAEMPDPCEINPDLPSILKDALRRITSADPAHRPSSTRDVVRMIDYVFNTNGSSMLELQGDPNNDIVSMQDAPLLLEQKFPDWNSNRKQPVLGPTRFAMVHLYRQKMKEAPAAGSLAQFLLYHSLTYGYQDEEWWGGTSDPRDRAAVVLALLEGKNEVIAARVIKFLSRDRSILPLLRTKASSLSRRLLELAFGNRNPAFSSQLLSGVRLIAPRSTEWNDAVLEPAQGASLGKAALDESDLGAQAVSLIGHVRSRSAVEFVLKNAEYSRLSSILLEIQNAAGDLPSFIGGGIKARVLLEWINQQLTMQSARLAAGYGSALLGSTMGIAVQIYLTYRLPNFLDLTRISSSLIQGLIIGFIFSFGIFFSRLAVERFETASFPLRFVLASIFGALGMSSALLLFHILYLNTIPSGYLIPLGCFMIACSYSIGGLIRWRAVKMMVSTAAVFSAIVGSWWIHRIFSTSITDLTPLFLYDYAWPPVQIILTALFVAAWMGIFGNTPPLNIQKQAGD from the coding sequence ATGCTCAATGACCTCCGTCCCGGCCTGAAATTCAATCACTATCAACTGCTTGAGCCGATCGGCACGGGCGGACAGGCCATTGTCTGGTCTGCTGAAGATTCCCACAGGCGGGATATCGTTGCGATCAAGTTCAACGAGGTGCCCGAGGAGAGCCAGGAACAGGTGGATGACGCCGTTTTGGAGCAGCAGCTCAAGAAACTGGCCACCCTGCGTCACCCGCACATTCTGCCGGTCTATGATTACGGCCTGGTGGGTCAGGTGCGCTACCTTGTCTCTCCTTATCTTGCAGGCGGCTCCCTGTATGAGAAGATCAGGGAGAAGCCCATGCCATTTGCGGATATTCTGCGCTATATTTTGGAAATCGCCTCCGCCCTCGATTTTCTCCATCAAAACCAGATCGTCCATCGCGACCTGAAACCTTCCAACGTATTGCTTGATCTGCATCAGCGCAGCTATCTTTCAGATTTCGGTCTGGCACGCACCGTCTCCACTACGACCCAGGCCATGCATACCGGGCGGGGGACTCCACCCTATTCGCCTCCAGAACAACACAAACAGCTGGTGGTGACGGCTAAGTCGGACATCTTCAGTTTTGGGGTCATGCTTTATGAGTTGTTTACGGGACAATTGCCCTGGAACGGGGAGAGGATGCTGGGCATGCAGCAGCTTTACACGAAGGCCGAAATGCCCGACCCGTGTGAGATCAACCCTGATCTGCCTTCCATATTAAAGGACGCCTTGAGGCGCATCACCTCAGCCGACCCGGCCCACCGGCCCTCCTCCACAAGGGATGTGGTCAGGATGATCGATTATGTTTTTAATACAAATGGTTCCTCCATGCTGGAATTACAGGGTGACCCAAATAACGACATCGTGTCAATGCAGGATGCCCCGCTCCTGCTGGAACAGAAATTCCCGGATTGGAATTCGAACAGGAAGCAGCCAGTGCTGGGACCCACACGCTTTGCGATGGTACACCTGTACCGGCAAAAAATGAAGGAAGCGCCTGCAGCGGGTTCATTGGCGCAGTTCCTGCTGTATCATTCCCTCACCTATGGCTACCAGGATGAGGAATGGTGGGGGGGAACATCCGATCCGCGGGACCGGGCGGCTGTTGTGCTCGCCCTGCTCGAGGGGAAAAATGAAGTAATCGCAGCCCGTGTGATCAAATTTCTTTCCAGGGATCGAAGCATACTGCCCCTGTTGAGAACCAAAGCATCGTCACTATCCAGGCGCCTGCTTGAACTGGCGTTTGGGAACAGGAACCCGGCCTTTTCGTCCCAATTGCTATCCGGCGTGCGTTTGATCGCCCCGCGAAGTACGGAATGGAACGATGCGGTCCTTGAACCTGCCCAGGGCGCCTCGTTGGGGAAGGCTGCGCTGGATGAGAGCGACTTGGGCGCGCAGGCTGTGAGTTTGATCGGTCATGTGCGTTCCCGCAGCGCGGTCGAGTTCGTCCTGAAAAATGCGGAATACAGCCGCCTTTCCTCCATTCTTTTGGAGATCCAAAACGCCGCGGGGGATCTGCCCTCTTTTATAGGCGGCGGTATCAAGGCGCGGGTTCTTCTTGAATGGATCAACCAGCAATTGACCATGCAGTCCGCCAGACTTGCCGCCGGATATGGCTCCGCCCTGCTCGGCAGTACCATGGGCATTGCCGTGCAGATCTACCTTACCTACCGGCTTCCAAATTTTTTGGACCTTACCCGCATCTCCTCCTCCCTCATCCAGGGCTTGATCATCGGTTTTATTTTCAGTTTTGGCATCTTTTTTTCAAGGCTGGCGGTCGAGCGCTTTGAAACGGCTTCCTTCCCTTTGCGTTTTGTCCTGGCATCCATATTCGGCGCGCTTGGAATGAGTTCCGCCCTGCTGCTCTTCCATATTTTGTACCTCAATACGATTCCCTCGGGATACCTGATTCCCCTGGGTTGTTTTATGATTGCCTGTTCCTATTCCATCGGCGGGCTGATCCGCTGGCGGGCGGTGAAAATGATGGTGTCGACAGCGGCGGTCTTTTCCGCGATCGTTGGCAGCTGGTGGATACACCGCATTTTTTCCACATCCATCACCGACCTGACCCCTCTTTTCCTATATGATTATGCCTGGCCGCCTGTTCAAATCATATTGACGGCTTTGTTCGTGGCAGCCTGGATGGGAATTTTCGGAAACACCCCCCCTTTGAATATCCAGAAGCAGGCTGGGGATTAG
- a CDS encoding acetyl-CoA carboxylase biotin carboxylase subunit: protein MFNKILIANRGEIAIRIVHACRELGIKTVAVYSEADANSLHVQLADESIFLGGAAPKESYLNADKLIHAAIQSGADAIHPGYGFLSENASFAGTVASAGLTFIGPSADSIRAMGDKAESRIRMKQAGVPTVPGFEGLESVADFKNVAKKIGYPVLVKAAAGGGGKGMRVVDAESELSEAVESARREAWNSFGDGRLLIETYLADAHHIEIQVFGDKHGNLVHLFERECSVQRRHQKIIEESPSPLLTPEIRAEMGKAAVTAAKAVDYFNAGTVEFIFDPQASQYYFLEMNTRLQVEHPVTEAVTGLDLVHWQIRIAAGRKFPFAQNDIHPRGHAIECRVYAEDPADGFLPSTGRLLQFIEPRGPGIRVDSGFATGSEVTHFYDPLLAKLIVHAETREAAIRRMETALRDFIVHGVVTNIDFMQAVLAHADFQRGKVSTRWVEKVLDSGGLTQQSSELNMLIAAALADVVFVGGRAQSAVSNETDPFNPWRQASGYRIGG from the coding sequence ATGTTCAATAAGATCCTGATCGCCAACCGCGGTGAGATTGCCATCCGCATCGTGCATGCCTGCCGCGAACTTGGTATAAAGACCGTCGCCGTGTATTCCGAGGCGGATGCGAATTCCCTGCACGTTCAACTTGCGGATGAATCTATTTTTCTCGGCGGCGCGGCGCCAAAAGAATCCTATTTGAACGCGGACAAACTCATCCATGCGGCCATTCAAAGCGGGGCGGATGCCATCCATCCGGGCTACGGATTCCTCTCCGAAAACGCCTCCTTCGCAGGGACAGTGGCTTCCGCCGGCCTGACATTTATCGGCCCCTCAGCCGATTCGATCCGCGCGATGGGCGATAAAGCCGAATCACGGATCAGGATGAAGCAAGCGGGTGTCCCGACCGTGCCGGGCTTCGAAGGCCTGGAGTCAGTTGCGGATTTCAAAAATGTCGCAAAAAAGATCGGTTATCCTGTCCTTGTCAAAGCGGCGGCAGGCGGGGGCGGGAAGGGGATGCGCGTGGTCGATGCCGAAAGCGAATTGAGCGAAGCCGTTGAATCCGCGCGGCGCGAGGCATGGAATTCCTTCGGCGACGGGCGATTGCTCATCGAAACATATCTGGCGGACGCGCATCACATTGAAATTCAAGTCTTTGGCGATAAACACGGCAACCTCGTGCACTTATTTGAGCGCGAATGTTCCGTGCAGCGCAGGCATCAAAAGATCATCGAAGAATCCCCATCCCCGTTGCTTACGCCGGAAATCCGCGCGGAAATGGGGAAAGCGGCGGTCACAGCCGCCAAGGCGGTGGATTATTTCAATGCGGGTACAGTCGAATTTATTTTTGACCCGCAGGCATCGCAATATTACTTCCTCGAAATGAACACCCGTCTGCAGGTCGAGCATCCCGTCACCGAAGCCGTCACGGGGCTTGACCTTGTCCACTGGCAGATTCGCATCGCGGCCGGCCGGAAATTCCCCTTTGCGCAAAATGACATCCACCCGCGTGGACATGCCATTGAGTGCCGTGTCTATGCCGAAGACCCTGCGGATGGATTTTTACCGAGCACGGGCAGGCTTTTGCAATTCATCGAACCGCGCGGACCGGGCATCCGTGTAGATTCCGGTTTTGCGACCGGCAGTGAAGTTACGCATTTCTACGATCCCCTGCTGGCGAAGTTGATCGTCCATGCCGAGACTCGCGAAGCCGCAATTCGGAGGATGGAAACCGCATTGCGTGATTTTATCGTCCACGGCGTGGTGACGAATATTGACTTCATGCAGGCGGTGTTGGCACATGCTGATTTTCAACGAGGCAAAGTGTCCACGAGGTGGGTGGAGAAGGTTTTGGACTCGGGCGGCTTGACCCAGCAATCATCCGAACTTAATATGTTGATCGCCGCCGCCCTGGCGGATGTGGTCTTTGTGGGCGGCAGGGCACAATCCGCCGTCTCGAACGAAACCGATCCCTTCAACCCGTGGCGACAGGCAAGCGGATACCGAATTGGAGGATGA
- a CDS encoding CPBP family intramembrane metalloprotease gives MGILLLVTTIILLTSFRRLPGIGIVAALLIIAVTLWLRGDGLAGLGFLPLENWITTVLWSIFLGLVIQLLSTLVIEPFSDRVTKSKTDHSMFDGLRGNLKGFLLMLVVVWVVVAFVEEVIFRGYMMGELIAVFGNSKLVVGAILVLTSVIFGLAHWYQGQSGALSTGVIGFMMGLIFIYTGYNLWLPILTHGCIDTVGLFLIYTNLDKTLQERINIFK, from the coding sequence ATGGGAATCCTGTTGCTTGTTACAACAATAATCTTGCTTACCAGCTTTCGCCGCCTGCCCGGAATTGGCATCGTTGCCGCTCTGCTGATCATTGCCGTCACCCTCTGGTTGAGAGGCGATGGGCTGGCGGGCTTGGGATTCCTTCCACTGGAAAACTGGATCACGACGGTCCTTTGGAGCATTTTTCTGGGCCTGGTGATCCAACTGCTTTCCACGCTGGTGATCGAGCCGTTCTCGGACAGGGTCACGAAAAGCAAAACCGACCATTCCATGTTCGATGGTTTGCGCGGAAATTTGAAGGGTTTCCTGCTGATGCTGGTGGTTGTTTGGGTTGTAGTGGCGTTCGTGGAAGAGGTCATCTTCCGCGGCTACATGATGGGTGAACTCATTGCCGTGTTCGGGAATTCGAAACTTGTTGTTGGCGCTATCCTGGTACTCACCTCGGTCATCTTTGGGCTGGCGCACTGGTATCAGGGGCAGAGCGGCGCACTCAGCACGGGAGTTATCGGCTTCATGATGGGATTGATCTTCATCTACACTGGCTATAATCTCTGGCTCCCTATTTTGACTCATGGATGTATCGACACGGTCGGCTTGTTCCTGATCTATACCAATCTCGATAAAACCCTGCAGGAACGGATAAATATATTCAAATGA
- a CDS encoding biotin/lipoyl-containing protein, with protein sequence MKVTFETTSIEINPSDDGYMAVLDGREISVHVLRAENGRMDLLVDGQRVVAYISLDGAKRWVTVGGHTSALTKTSGAKRGVRHDHAGGLTAPMPGQIRSVAVGVGDAVKKGQTLLTMEAMKMEIRIQALKDGVVKSVSVTQGQTVEREQILIEMEA encoded by the coding sequence ATGAAAGTGACCTTCGAGACAACATCCATTGAGATCAATCCGTCGGATGATGGGTACATGGCTGTGCTGGACGGGCGGGAGATATCCGTTCATGTCCTCCGCGCGGAGAATGGCAGGATGGACCTGCTGGTGGACGGTCAACGGGTTGTAGCGTACATCTCTTTGGATGGCGCGAAGCGCTGGGTGACGGTGGGCGGGCACACATCCGCGCTCACGAAAACATCCGGCGCAAAACGCGGCGTCCGCCACGACCATGCCGGGGGATTGACCGCCCCGATGCCGGGTCAGATTCGAAGCGTTGCGGTGGGCGTGGGGGATGCCGTGAAGAAGGGTCAAACTCTTTTGACGATGGAAGCCATGAAGATGGAAATCCGCATTCAGGCGTTGAAGGATGGCGTGGTCAAATCGGTTTCGGTGACGCAAGGGCAGACGGTGGAGCGCGAACAGATCCTGATCGAGATGGAGGCATAA
- a CDS encoding MaoC family dehydratase, which yields MTGKYFDELEVGMKFKHGGRTVTEMDNVLFSALTMNTQPLHLNEDFASRTEFGQRLVNGIFTFGLVVGLTVADLTEGTIVANLGYDKIVHPNPVFHGDTVYAESEIIEKRESKSRPNAGLVKIKCTGKKPDGTVVVEFERTAMFLKKAS from the coding sequence ATGACCGGAAAATATTTCGATGAACTCGAAGTTGGGATGAAGTTCAAACACGGCGGGCGCACGGTGACGGAGATGGATAACGTGCTGTTCTCCGCGCTGACGATGAACACCCAGCCGCTTCACCTTAACGAGGATTTTGCCTCCCGCACCGAATTCGGTCAGCGGCTGGTGAATGGGATCTTCACCTTCGGTCTGGTCGTCGGCCTGACCGTGGCAGACCTGACGGAAGGCACCATCGTGGCAAATTTGGGCTACGATAAAATCGTGCATCCCAACCCCGTCTTTCACGGCGACACGGTCTATGCGGAAAGCGAAATTATTGAAAAGCGCGAATCCAAATCACGACCCAATGCAGGGTTGGTGAAAATCAAATGCACGGGGAAAAAGCCCGATGGCACGGTTGTTGTCGAGTTTGAACGGACGGCGATGTTTTTGAAAAAAGCGAGTTAG
- a CDS encoding CoA ester lyase yields MRSRRALLYMPGDNWKMIAKSITLGVDSICMDMEDGTAVNKKAEARATIAKALQELDFGGSEKLARINSVGSGWEKDDIEAVLPYHPAGIVIPKVESFEQVEWASKIIEDAELKHGWQINSIRILIGVETAKGILNLKEIAAHPRLDAVIFGGEDFAASIGATRTKDAVELLYARQAVIVACAAFDLQPIDIVTIDYKDLDALKAEAEFGAGLGFSGKQVIHPNQVSVVQEAFTPSDEAVAYARRIVGMFEASQKEGKGAYSLDGKMIDMPLVKSAQKVLARAKKRKADFSLPAHGENAD; encoded by the coding sequence ATGCGTTCGCGACGAGCCTTGCTCTACATGCCCGGTGACAACTGGAAGATGATCGCCAAGTCCATCACACTGGGCGTGGATTCGATTTGCATGGATATGGAAGACGGCACCGCCGTCAACAAGAAGGCGGAGGCACGCGCCACGATTGCCAAGGCGCTGCAGGAATTGGACTTCGGTGGGAGCGAAAAACTGGCGCGCATCAACTCGGTCGGTTCGGGCTGGGAGAAGGATGATATTGAAGCCGTCCTGCCGTATCATCCTGCTGGCATTGTGATTCCGAAGGTTGAATCGTTTGAACAAGTCGAATGGGCAAGCAAAATTATCGAAGATGCCGAGTTGAAACACGGCTGGCAAATCAATTCGATCCGCATTTTGATCGGCGTGGAAACCGCGAAGGGAATTTTGAATCTCAAGGAGATCGCAGCGCATCCGCGTTTGGATGCGGTCATCTTCGGCGGGGAGGACTTCGCCGCGTCCATTGGCGCGACGCGCACGAAGGATGCCGTCGAATTGCTGTATGCGCGGCAGGCGGTCATCGTCGCTTGCGCGGCGTTTGACTTGCAGCCCATTGATATAGTCACGATCGATTACAAAGACCTGGATGCACTTAAAGCCGAAGCGGAGTTCGGGGCAGGACTAGGCTTCAGCGGGAAACAGGTCATTCACCCGAATCAAGTTTCGGTGGTGCAGGAGGCGTTCACTCCGTCCGATGAAGCGGTTGCCTACGCACGAAGAATCGTCGGGATGTTCGAAGCGAGTCAAAAAGAGGGCAAAGGCGCGTACTCACTCGACGGTAAAATGATCGACATGCCGCTGGTGAAGAGCGCACAGAAGGTGCTGGCGCGGGCAAAAAAACGGAAAGCAGACTTCAGTCTGCCCGCGCATGGTGAAAACGCGGACTGA
- a CDS encoding DMT family transporter, with product MLSIIFGLASALSWGAGDFTGGLAARRVGAYRAVFYAEVVGVLFLFIVLAFVGEPLPDRRAQIFALVAGVFGTMGLMLLYHSMTLGLMSIATPVSALLAAALPVAVGMITEGFPGYLTFIGFGFALFGVWMISHSEGGMTDILAHLSDLKLPLLAGIGFGFYFVFMHEATYDGGSIWQMILSRSSGMALVVTYLLLTRSSWKVELNAMPIISANGLLDIGGNFFFILAGQAGRLDVAAVISSLFPGATVFLAWVFLKERLNRNQWIGIFAALTAIVLMTI from the coding sequence TTGCTATCCATCATCTTTGGTCTTGCATCCGCGCTCAGTTGGGGCGCGGGCGATTTTACGGGCGGGCTTGCGGCGCGGCGCGTGGGCGCGTACCGCGCCGTATTTTATGCCGAGGTCGTCGGCGTACTTTTTCTTTTTATCGTGCTTGCCTTTGTCGGCGAACCTCTGCCTGACCGCCGCGCACAGATATTTGCGCTGGTTGCTGGCGTATTTGGCACGATGGGACTGATGCTGCTGTATCACTCCATGACCCTCGGCTTGATGAGCATTGCCACGCCCGTTTCCGCGCTGCTGGCGGCGGCGCTGCCTGTGGCGGTTGGCATGATCACCGAAGGCTTCCCCGGCTATTTAACCTTCATCGGATTTGGCTTCGCCCTCTTCGGGGTGTGGATGATCTCCCACAGCGAAGGCGGCATGACGGACATTCTGGCGCATCTCTCGGACTTGAAACTGCCCCTGCTCGCAGGCATTGGATTCGGCTTTTACTTTGTCTTCATGCACGAAGCCACGTACGATGGAGGCTCAATCTGGCAGATGATCCTTTCACGCTCAAGCGGCATGGCGCTTGTCGTCACGTACCTTCTGCTCACCCGCTCCTCGTGGAAGGTCGAATTAAACGCCATGCCCATCATCTCCGCGAACGGACTGCTCGATATCGGCGGAAATTTCTTCTTCATCCTGGCTGGGCAGGCGGGGCGGTTGGACGTTGCCGCTGTGATCAGTTCGCTCTTCCCGGGTGCAACGGTTTTTCTCGCGTGGGTTTTCCTTAAAGAACGTCTCAACCGCAATCAGTGGATTGGAATTTTCGCAGCATTGACCGCGATTGTTTTAATGACCATATAA